CGGCCAGACGTTGCCGGGAAGTCTACCGGTGCGGTTCCGTCTGGACCGGTCCCTGAACTTTTATGTAACCCCCGTCACGGAATCTTGAGACGTGGTTCGGGGTCACACACTAGGGTACAAATGTGAACATACATTGTTCGGGCGTCCGTAGGTACGCTTTCGAATAACGGATCCACTACCAAGGAGTTACGAACGTTGTCTTCCTCGAACAAGGGCCTGCTCGATCAGGTCGTCAATTCCGGTCTCGCAGGAAAGCTCGGAGTCCCCCAGGGCGAGCCGCTGCGTCGCTACAAGAAGGGCGAGCCCGCCCTGGACGGTCCGGTGGTCATCGGCGGCGAAGGCCGCGTCGCAGCAGGTATCAAGCCGCTCCTGAGCAACGACTACCAGTTCATCGACGGCGGCACCGATGCCAAGCGTGCTGCTCTCGTCTTCGATGCCACCGGCATCACCAAGCCGGAGGATCTCCACCAACTCTTCGACTTCTTCAACCCGCAGATGCGCAAGCTGCTCCCCTGTGCCCGGCTTGTCGTCATCGGAACCACTCCCGAACTGGTAAAGGACCGTGACGAGCACATCGTCCAGCGGTCCCTCGAAGGATTCACCCGGTCCGTGGCCAAGGAACTACGCCGCGGGGCGACCGCACAGCTGGTCTACGTCGCACCGGAAACCTCGTCCGATCTGACCGGCCTCGAGTCCACCCTGCGCTTCCTGCTGTCCGGCAAGTCCGCTTTTGTCGACGGCCAGGTCATCCGGGTCTCCGCTGACGCCTCCGCTGCCCCGGAGTCCTGGGACGCTCCGCTCGCCGGCAAGATTGCCGTGGTCACCGGTGCCGCCCGCGGCATCGGCGCTGATATCGCCAAGGTTCTCGGTCGCGACGGTGCCAAGGTGATCTGCGTTGACATCCCCGCCGCCGGCGAAGGTCTCGCAGAGACCGCCAACGAGGTCAAGGGCTCGTCGCTGCCCCTGGACGTGACCGCACCTGACGCGGCAGAGAAGATCAAGGCCCACGCCGAGGAGCGCCACGGCGGCAAGGTCGACATCATCGTCCACAATGCCGGGGTCACCCGCGACAAACTGCTCGCCAACATGGACGAGGGCCGCTGGAACATGGTGCAGAACATCAACCTGGTTGCACCGGTACGTATCACCGAGGGACTCCTGCAGAACGGCGGTCTCGCCGACGGCGGACGTGTCGTGGGTGTGTCTTCGATGGCCGGCATCTCCGGTAACCGCGGTCAGACCAACTATGCCACCACCAAGGCCGGCGTCGTCGGTCTCGTCGACTCCTTCTCCGAGGAGCTCGCCGACAAGGGGATCACAGTCAACGCCGTGGCTCCGGGCTTCATCGAGACGGCCATGACCGACGCGATGCCTTTCGGTACCCGTGAAGTCGGACGTCGTCTCAACTCGCTGGCGCAGGGTGGCCGCACCGTCGATGTCGCCGAGACCATTGCCTACTTCGCCGGTAACGCCTCCAACGCCGTCACCGGCAACACCGTGCGCGTCTGCGGTCAGAACCTGCTCGGCGCCTAGGAAGGAATCCCACCGTGACTGTCACTTACAAGGAACTCCCCGCCATCCCCGACCTCATGGCGGAGTACAAGGGTGCCGCCAAGAACATGGTTCCTGTGGTCGGCGCAAAGCGGTCAGCCACGAAGGACCCGTCGACGGGTTTCGAGGTCAAGGGAGTCACCATCGACATCCCCCACCTCGCCGCCTACGCGGATGCCACCGGCCTCCGCCTCGGCAACGAGCTGCCGTACACCTACCCCTATGTCATCTCCTTCGCACTGGTGATGAAGGTGATGTCGACGGACGACTTCCCCTTCAACGCCGTCGGCGGCGTACACCTCACCAACGTGATCGAGCAGTCCCGCCCGCTGACCGTTGACGATGTGCTGCGCATCCGTACCCACGCCGAGAATCTGCGTAAGCACCGCAAGGGACTGCTGATCGACATGGTCACCGAGGTCTTCGTCGAAGGAGAGGACAGCGACACCCCGGTGTGGAAGCAGACGTCCGGCTTCCTCGCCAAGGGCGCCAAGTTGTCGTCGTCCGCCGACGCCGCCGTGGCGGGCCGCGACGAGGACACCGGTTCCCTCTTCGAACGTCCCGAGGTCCCGGAGGACCCCACGCCGACGGCGACCTGGTCGGTTGACCAGGCCGGCATCAAGATCTACGCGGACGCCTCCGGCGACAAGAACCCGATCCACGTGTCCTCACTGGGTGCGAAGGCCTTCGGTTTCCCCGCGACGATCGCCCACGGCATGTGGTCGGCGGCCCGGATCCTCAGTGGGCTGGAAGGCCTGTTGCCGGCCGCCGGGAAGTACTCGGTGGAGTTCGCCAAACCGATCGTCCTCCCGACGAAGGTCGCGTTCTTCACGGAGAAGGACGGCGAGAACTGGAACATCCAGTTGCGGAAGGCCTCCAAGCTGGAGACGCTCCACGCGATCGCAGAGGTGAGCCCGGCGTAGTCACCTCGCTGCCGGACAGCACCATTGCCGGGCCCCGCACACCGCCGGTGTGCGGGGCTTTTGCTGCGCAGCCCCGCTCAGACGGGGGTGCCCACAGCTGAAGTACGTATACTCCCTAGGGGTATACGGAACTTCAAACGGAAGGCGGGACCTCACATGACCAGACGACTGGTAACCCTGGCCGCAGTTGCCCTTCTCGGCGGCGCGCTGTCACTGACGGCATGCAGCTCCGACCAGGATGACAGCACAGCGACCGACACATCCGGCAGTGATGCGCATATGGGCCACATGGACCATCCTGCTGACGGAGGCCCCGCCCCTGAGGGCATCACCGAGGCCGAAGATCCCGACTACCCTGTGGGCACGGAAGTCCTGCTCACCGCCGATCACATGGCGGGGATGGACGGTGCCACCGCGACCGTCTCGGGGGCCTTCGACACCTACACCTACTCCGTCTCCTACACCCCTACCGACGGAGGCGAGCCGGTCTCCGACCACAAGTGGGTCGTCCAGGAGGAACTCGCCGATGTCGGCGACGAGCGGGTCGCGGACGGCGAGACCGTCACCCTCGGCGCCGAGCACATGCCGGGGATGGACGGTGCGGAGGCGACGGTCGACAGTTCCACCGATGAGACGGTCTACATGGTCGACTACGAAGCAGACGGCATGACCATGACGAACCACAAGTGGGTCACCGAAAGCGAGATCCGCCCGGCAGAGTAGAGCAGAGTTATTTCGCTGCGCCCCATGGAGGAGGACCGTCAGATGCACGACCACCACACTCACCACGACGCACACTCAGACGACGATGTGCACACGGACCATGAACGCTCCGGACACTCCGGACACGGTGGTCATGCGGGCCACGGCGATCACGCGGCCCAGTTCCGACGCCTGTTCTGGATCATGCTCGTCCTCGCCATTCCCGTGGTGGGCTTTAACGACATGTTCGCCAGCCTGATCGGCTACACCCTGCCGGAGGTCGGGGGTGTCGACTGGATATCCCCTGCACTCGGAACCGTCATGTACGTCTGGGGAGGACGGCCGTTCCTGACCGGCGGCTGGGACGAGATCAGGACCCGGCAGCCGGGAATGATGCTGCTGATCGCGCTAGCCATCACCGTCGCTTTCATCGCTTCCTGGGGAGCGAGCCTCCACCTCCTGAGCCACGAGCTCGACTTCTGGTGGGAGCTGGCGTTGCTTGTGGTCATCATGCTTCTGGGCCACTGGATCGAGATGCGTTCTCTCGCCCAGACCTCCTCTGCGCTGGACTCACTTGCCGCACTACTGCCCGACGAAGCCGAGAAGGTCGCGCAGGACGGCACCGTCTCCACGGTCTCTCCGGACGAACTCCAGTTGCACGATGTCGTGATCGTGCGGCCGGGAGCCTCCGTCCCCGCCGACGGCACGATTGTCGAGGGGTCGGCATCCATGGACGAATCCATGGTGACCGGTGAGTCAGCGACCGTGCACCGTGGAACCGGCGACAGCGTTGTCGCCGGCACCGTCGCCACCGATTCCGGTCTCCGCGTGGAGATCAGTGCCGTCGGGGACGACACCGCCCTGGCCGGGATCCGGGCGCTTGTCTCCGAAGCCCAGAACTCCTCGTCGCGGGCGCAACGACTCGCCGACACTGCCGCAGGCTGGCTCTTCTGGTTCGCTCTCGGGGCCGCTGTCGTCACCGCAGTGGTCTGGTCAGCCGCCGGACGGCCGGAGGACGCCGTGGTCCGTACGATCACCGTCCTGGTCATCGCCTGCCCGCATGCTCTCGGTCTGGCTATCCCTCTGGTGGTCTCGATCGCCACGGAACGCGCGGCCCGCGCGGGCATCCTGATCAAGGACCGGCTCGCCCTGGAGTCCATGCGGTCGGTGGACGCCGTCCTCTTCGACAAGACCGGCACACTCACTCGTGGTGAACCCGCCGTCACCGGAATCGCCGTGGGCCGCACCGAACTGGACGCGGACGGGGTCCTCTGCGCGGCCGCGGCCGCGGAGGCCGACAGCGAGCATCCACTTGCCCGGGCGATCACGGGTGCGGCACAGCGCCGTGAACTGACTGTCCCCCGTGCCACGGACTTCTCGTCGTCACCGGCCGTCGGGGTGAAGGCGACGGTGGACGGGACCACCGTCGAAGTCGGTGGCCCTCACCTCCTCCAGCAGCACGGAGCGTCCGAACTGGCCGACGTAGACCGCTGGCGCGACGAAGGTGCGATCATCCTCCATGTCCTTGTCGACGGTACGGTGGCGGGCGCACTACGGTTGGCAGACGAGATACGGACCGAATCATGGGAGGCCGTCAAGGAACTGCACACCCGGGGTGCACAGGTCATGATGATCACCGGTGATGCCCAGGCAGTGGCCGATTCCGTGGCCACAGAACTCGGGATAGACCGGGTCTTCGCCGGGGTGCGGCCCGAAGACAAGGCCGCGAAGGTCTCCGAGCTCCAGGATCAGGGACGCCGGGTCGCCATGGTCGGCGACGGTGTCAATGATGCCCCAGCTCTGGCGGCCTCCGACGTCGGCATCGCGATCGGTGCAGGTACTGATGTCGCGATCGGGTCAGCCGGTGTCATCCTGGCCAGCTCTGACCCCCGGTCGGTCTTGTCCGTCATCGACCTCTCCCGGGCCACCTACCGTAAGATGACCCAGAACCTCTGGTGGGCGGCAGGCTACAACCTTGTCTCTGTGCCGTTGGCCGCCGGGGTGCTTGCGCCGGTCGGTTTTGTCCTGCCGATGAGTGTGGGGGCTATCCTGATGTCGGCGTCCACGGTGGTGGTCGCGTTGAACGCCCAGCTGCTGCGCCGACTGGACCTGAACCGGTGATCCCACCGTGGCCCGGTCAACCGCGGCCATGAGGCTCCCGAAGCCGTCAACAACGTAACGTTCATCAGGCTGCGCGTCGGGCGTCAGGGCTACGGTGCGGTCACGGCCTCCGCTGCTTTCGCCGTGACCGTGATGATGTCATCGCCGAACGCGGCGATCGGAGCCGGCAGCCCTTCCACCGTCGAAAAACTCTTTGTGTTGACGACGATGACAGGGGTCACGGCCGAGTACCCGGCATCACGGATCCGCTGGGCGTCGAATCGGATCAGCGGGGTGCCGGCCGTCACCTTCTGCTTCTTCTCGACAAGGACCTCGAACCCCTCCCCGCCCATCTTCACCGTGTCGATGCCGATATGGATCAGCAGGTCGATTCCGTTGTCCAACCGTAACCCGACGGCGTGACCGGACTTCTGGACCGTCAGAATTTTCCCGTCGGCGGGGGCCACGACGGTGTCGCCGGACGGTTCGATAGCGATCCCCTGCCCGAGCGCCCCAGAGGAGAAGGCGGGGTCGTCCACGTCAGACAACGGGGTGGCTCTGCCCTCGACCGGGGCCGTGATTACGGTGACTGCTCCCGGCTGCAGGGCGGGCTTTCCGGTTCCTGCACCGATGCCTGACTCCGATGGCGAGGCCTCCACACTGTCGGCGTCTTCCTCCTCCTCTCGCTCTACGGCGAGGCCTGCGAGGATCTCCGCCTTCTCGTCTTTGCCCCGGTAGTCGAAGAAGACGACCAGCAGCATCGAGGTGAAGAAGGCTGCGGCGATACCGATCAGATATCCACCCCACGGGTCCATGGCCGGGAAGGTCAGCAGAGAGGTGAACACGAAGGCACTCGCCTTGACGTCGAAGAACCCGATAATGATTCCGCCGACCAGACATCCCGGGAGCAACCGGACGTAGGTCTTCTTGAACCGCAGCAGAACACCATAGAGAGAGGGTTCGGAGATGCCACCGAAGAGACCTGCCATCAGCCCACCCAGCGACACCTGGCGCATGCCCTTGTTCTTCTCGCGGAACGAGATGTAAAGAACACCAGCCACGACACCGAAGCAGGCGAAATTCCAGGCACCCATCGGCCCCTGGATGAAATCGTAGCCGAGCGTGGCGATGTTCTGGATCATGATCGCATTGAGCGGCCAGTGCAGTCCCAACGGCACCAGGAACGGGTACAGCAGCGGGATGATAACCGCGAGGATGAAGGGGGAGACGCCGTTCAACCAGAGCAGGAAGTCCGAGATCCCGTTACCGATGCCGATACCGAACGGTCCCAGGAGGAACGCCGTTGCCGGGATCATGATCAACAGGGAGAAGAACGGTACAAAGACCATCTGGACAGAGGCCGGGATGATCCGCTTCAGTCCCTTCTCGACCCAGAACAGCCCGATCGCTGCGATCAACGGGGGAAAGACCTGCGACGAGTAGTCGTTGAGCACCAGTGGGATGCCGAAGATATGGACGGTCTCCCCCGCGTCTCCGAGGGAAAGGAACTCCGGTGTCAATAGTGCTGCCGGTATTGCGGCCCCCACCCACTCGTTGGCGCCCAGTTTCCGGGCGGCCGTCGCACCGATCATGATCGGGAGGAAGTAGAAGACCGAACGCCACATGGCGTGCAGGAGAACATAGCCGTCCGGCTGGTCCGCCATGTCGGCACGGAAATCCTGCCAGCCGAAGGTGTCCGCCAGGACCAGCATCGTGATGATCAGTGACGCGCCGAGCAACGCCCACAGCACCGGGCGGAAGGTGTCGGACAGGAACTCGAAGCAGTAGTTGACCCAGTCGTAGCGGCCGCGGACTCCGCCGTACTCCTTCTTCGAGGACGCACGGCCCTCTGCATCGGCATCTCCCATGCCGGGTTCCTTGACGATGGCGTTGTAGTAGTCGGCGACCCCGCCACCCATCACCACCTGAAGGCCCGTACTGCCTTGCTCGACGACGCCGAGGACGGCAGGGTCGCTGTCCAGCGCGTCCTTGTCCACTTTTGAGCGGTCTACGAGGTCGAAGCGGAGCCGGGTCGCGCAGTAGGTCAGTGAGGAGACGTTGTCCGCCCCTCCGATCTCCCGGAGAATGTGACGGGAGGTGTCTGTGGTCGCAGAGGCCATGTGTGTTTCCGCCTTGGTGAGGTGAAATGGGTGTGCGCCACCCTGATCGGGTGGCATCTCCCACATCATAGAACTTCACCGTGAAAAAGATAAGGGCTCCCGGACACGACAGAAACCCGGCCCACCCCGAGATCGGGGTGGGCCGGGTCGGTACCGCAGCTCAGACTACGGTATTACTCACCGGAACCGGCGAGCTTCTCGCGCAGAGCGGCGAGCTGCTCATCGGAAGCCAGGGAACCGGCGTCGGAGGTGGTCTCCTCGACAGCGGCGGCCGGCTTGTCCGAATTGCTGGAGTAGGAGCCGTTGTCGGCAGCCTCATCAGCTTCGGCAGCCTGGGCACGGTGGCGCTCGATCTGCGCGGCGTGCATCTTGTGACGACGCTCAGACTCGGCGTAGCGGGCCTCCCAAGCCTCACGCTGCTCGTCGAAGCCTTCCATCCACTCGTTGGTCTCCGAGTCGAAGCCCTCCGGGAAGATGTAATTGCCCTGCTCGTCGTAGGAGTCGGCCATACCGTACTTGGACGGGTCGAACTCCTCGGCGAAGTCCTCGTCGGCCTGCTTCAGCGACAGGGAGATGCGACGACGCTCGAGGTCGATGTCGATGACCTTGACCATGAGCTCCTGGCCGACGGTGACGATCTGGTCCGGGACATCCACGTGGCGCTCGGCCAGCTCGGAGATGTGGACCAGGCCCTCGATGCCCTCCTCGACACGGACGAAGGCGCCGAACGGAACCAGCTTGGTGACCTTGCCCGGGACGATCTGACCGATCGCGTGGGTCCGGGCGAAGACGCGCCACGGATCCTCCTGGGTGGCCTTCAGCGACAGGGAGACACGCTCACGGTCCAGATCGACGTCGAGAACCTCGACGGTGACCTCGTCACCGACGGTGACGACCTCGGACGGGTGGTCGATGTGCTTCCAGGACAGCTCGGAGACGTGCACCAGGCCGTCGACACCGCCGAGATCGACGAAGGCGCCGAAGTTGACGATCGAGGACACGACGCCCTTGCGGACCTGGCCCTTCTGCAGCTGGTGCAGGAACTCGGAACGGACCTCGGACTGGGTCTGCTCGAGCCATGCGCGGCGGGACAGAACGACATTGTTGCGCTGCTTGTCGAGCTCGATGATCTTCGCCTCGATCTCCTGACCGATGTACGGCTGGAGGTCTCGGACGCGACGCATCTCGACGAGGGAGGCGGGAAGGAAGCCGCGCAGGCCGATGTCCAGGATGAGACCGCCCTTGACGACCTCGATGACGGTACCGGTGACCGGCTCGTCCTTCTCCTTGAGCTCCTCGATGGTGCCCCAGGCGCGCTCGTACTGTGCGCGCTTCTTGGACAGGATCAGGCGGCCTTCCTTGTCCTCCTTGGTGAGGACCAGGGCGTCGACCTCATCGCCGACCTCGACGACCTCGCCGGGATCGACATCGTGCTTGATGGACAGCTCACGGGAGGGGATGACACCCTCGGTCTTGTAGCCGATGTCAAGCAGGACCTCGTCGTGGTCGACCTTGACGACGGTTCCTTCGACGATGTCCCCATCGTTGAAGTACTTGATGGTGGCGTCGACGGCGGCGAGGAAATCCTCAGCGGAGCCGATGTCGTTGACGGCTACCTGAGGAACGTTGTTGGTGGGCATATGTGAAGTTGCTCCGAGACGGATTGTTCTTAGTGATGGACAGGGGGCACCGTTCCACCAGCGTTCAGTGTGACGGCACCGTCGCGCGCCTGCGGACAGACGGTTAACGGACTGTAGGCTACACGACCCCTCCGAGCTGTGCAAATACCGTCTGGGAGAACTCCTCCGTCCCCGCTGCCCCGGGGCCGGCGAGATCCGGTGTCGGACAGTGGATCAGGGCGTGCCGGACCGCGGCTGCGAGGGCGTCCCCTGCCTCGCGGTAGCCGAGGTGCCCGAGCATCATGGCGGCGGAGTTCATGACGCCAGCCGGATTGGCAATTCCACGACCAGCGATATCGGGTGCCGACCCGTGAGCCGCCTGGGCCATCACCGTCCGGTCCCCGGCATTGATACTGCCTGCGGCCCCCAGCGATCCACCCAGTGCCGCGGTCAGGTCCGAGAGGATATCTCCGAACATGTTCTCCGCCACGATCGTCCGATGCCGTTCCGGGCGGACGACCAGATCCGCGCACAGGGCATCGATATGCACCGGCAGCAGGTCCACCCCAGTTTCGGCCGCCATGGCCTCCGCTTCTTCCACGTACATCCCGGACGTCCGCGCCAGGACATTGGCCTTGTGCGCGACGGTGAGCGGTCCCCCTCTCTCCGCGGCAACACGGCCGGCACGTCGGACGATCCTGCGAACCCCGTGTCTGGTGAACGTGCCGATCGCCAGTGCGACGTCCGGCGTGACCATCACATCGCCTGTTCCGGCGTACATGTTGCGGTCGGCGTACAGTCCCTCGGTGTTCTCCCGCACGACCACCAGGTCCATCTCGGGGGCGACAGCACCGGGCAGACCACGGACCGGTCGGATGTTCGCCCACAGGTCGCCACGGACTCGCAGTGCCGCTGACGGGTTCTGCTGGCTCCGGGCCTCCGGAGGATAAGAGGCATTGTCATGGGGGCCGAGGACCCAGCCGTCCAGCCCGGTGACAGCGGACCAGGTCTCATCGGGGAGGATCTGCCCGGTCTTCGCGAAAGCTTCCCGCCCGAGCAGGAGCGGCACCCACCGCACCGTATACCCGCCGTAGTGGTGGAGAGCGGTGGTCGTGGCAATGACCGTGGGCTCGACGATCTCCGGACCGACGCCCTCACCGGGCCAGTACCCCAACGTCAGCGCGGCCGTCCGGGAACTTTTCCGGGAACTTCTCCGGGAACTTTCAGTCGTCATAGTCACAACGCACCATCCTAGGTGACCGGACACGCGCCCCGGGCGCAGGTTTCACTCTCCCCCGGACAATCCGGATACGATGACGCCCGTGAAAGACAACTCCCCCAGCCCAGACCAGACAGACGTCCACCCACCGACGTTCGGACGCACTCCCCTGAATCCGGGGACGGTGGTCTTCAACCTCGTCCGCGGTGGCCTGATCGGTTCCGCTGAACTCGTCCCCGGCATTTCGGGCGGCACGGTCGCCCTGGTTACCGGCGCCTACGAGAGAGTGCTCTACAACGCCAACCGACTGCTGGACGCGGTGAAGGCCTTTGCCACTGACCGGGCCGAAGGCGTTCGGCGGTTCAAAGCCGTGGACTGGACCATGCTGCTTCCCATGGCCGTCGGCATGGTCGCCATGGTTTTCGCCCTCGCGGGCATCCTCGGCTCGTTCGTGGAGGATCATCCCGTTCCCGCCAAGAGCCTGTTCCTCGGCATGGTCGCGGTCTCGCTCGTGGTCCCGCTGCTGATGATCGACACCACCGACCTGAAACGTCGTCTTCCGGTGGCAGTGCCCCTCTTCATCGTCGGTGTGCTGTTCACCTTCATCGCGACAGGATTCTCCTCGTCGACGAATCCTGACCCGAACCTTCTGTTGGTGTTCATCGCTGCCGCTATCGCGGTGTGCGCACTGATCCTCCCCGGCGTCTCAGGGTCTTTCTTCCTCTACGCGATCGGGATCTACTCGGCGACGCTGACTGCTGTCAGCGACCTCGACGTGACCTACATCCTGGTCTTCGGTCTCGGCGCGTTGACCGGGCTGGTGCTGTTCGTGCGGGTGATGGAGTACCTGCTGACGAAGCACCGGACCCTGACCCTGTTCACGATGACCGGCATGCTGCTGGGATCGCTGCGTGCGCTCTGGCCGTGGCAGGACGATGACGCCGGCATCCAGGCACCCGGTGACCAGGCTGGGCTCGCGCTGGGCCTGTTCCTACTCGGTGCTGCCGTCGTCGCCGCCATGGTCATCTTCGAACAGGTCACGAAACGCCGCCGGACGCGGGACCGCTCCGCGCGTCCCGACAAGTCCTCCGGTCAGCTCCCCTGACCCTCCCGGGGTGGAGGTTTAGCATGGGGGGATGATCGCTTTCACCGACCAGTTCTGGCCCCAGGTGGGCCTACTGCTGCTCGCGTTCGCGCTGAGCACGGTAGTGGGCGTGGAACGACGTCTGCGCGGACACAACGGGGGCCCCGGCACGCTGGCGATTGTCGGCACGTCATCGGCCCTGTTCGTGATGTTGAGCAAGTACGGATTCGCCGATGTCGTCTCCGACCAGACCAGTTACGATCCGTCGCGGGTGGCAGCCTCAGTAGTGTCGGGAATCGGTTTCCTCGGTGCAGGTCTGATCCTCACCCGACGCGGCGCCGTGGTGGGGTTGACCACCGCAGCGTCTGTATGGGAAGTCGCCGCGATCGGCGCGTCGGCCGGAGCCGGGCTCTGGACGCTTGCTGTCGCGGTCACACTGCTGCACATGGTGATCACCTTCGGACTCAGGCGACTGTCCCGGGTGCTTCCAGGCCCCCACAGCCACGTCCTGATCGAGGTCACCTACGATGACGGTCGGGGTCTGTTAAGAGGGGTGCTGACCTCGATCACGGAGGGTGGCTGGACGATTCGTCAGGTACACCAACAGCACACGACCGCCCCGCCCGAGGAGGAAGACCGCCCCGCCGCCGTCACGCTCGAGCTCGTGGGGCGCCACCGGGCCGACGCTCTGGCGACCTCACTGTCCGGCATAGACGGGATACGACGGGTGGAGATCCTGTCCAGTGGCGACCTGGAGTAGGCGTCCTCAGTGCCCGGCGGCCTCCCAGTTCGCGCCTGTACCGGTCGACACATCCAGAGGAACCCTGAGTTCAGCGGCACCGTCCATCTGTTCCTGGAGCAACGCCGTCATCTCCTCGAGCTCCCCGTCAACGACTTCGACGACCAGTTCGTCGTGGACCTGCAGCAGTACCCGCGACGCCATGCCTCGTCTGGTCATCTCCCGATCCACCCGCACCATCGCGCGTTTGATGATGTCGGCTGCGGTGCCCTGGATCGGAGCATTGAGGGCGGCACGCTCGGCGTTGTCCCGGGCGACCCGGTTGGTGGAGTTGAGCTCGGGAAGGTACCGCCGACGCCCGTAAAGCGTCTCGGTGTAGCCGTCCTCCCGTGCCTGTTCCACCACCTCGTCGAGATACTTCTTGACCCCGCCGAAGCGTTCGAAGTAGGTGTCCATGATCTTCTTCGCCTCGCCGGCGGCAATATTCAACTGCTGGGACAGGCCGAAAGCACTCAGACCATAGACCAACCCGTAGCTCATCGCCTTGACCCGTCGACGCAGTTCCGGGGTGACGTCGTCTACCGGGACGTCGAAGACCTTCGAGCCGACGAAATTGTGCAGGTCCTCGCCCTGTCGGTAGGCCTCGATGAGCCCGGGGTCCTGGGAGAGGTGCGCCATCACACGCATCTCGATCTGGGAGTAGTCCGCCGTCAACAACGTGGTGTACCCCGACCCCACCTGGAACGCACCACGGATATGGCGTCCCGCCTCGGTGCGGACCGGAATGTTCTGCAGGTTGGGTTCGGCTGAGGACAGACGTCCCGTCGCCGCACCGCGCTGGTTGAAAGTCGTATGAATCCGCCCGTCATCCGCCGTCGCATCGATGAGCCCGTCAATAGTGGTCTTCATCTTCTGATACTCGCGGTGGGCCATGAGATGGCCGAGGAACGGATGCCCGGTCTGCTCCGTCAGCTTCTCCAACTCACCTGCCGCGGTGGAATAGCCGGTCTTGGTCTTCTTCGTGGTGGGCAGGCCGAAGTCCTCGAAGAGGACCTTCTGCAACTGCTTCGGGCTGGACAGATTGAGCGACTCGTCGCCCGCCAGCTGGCGGGCGGCGGTGACCTCGTCGGAGATGCGTTCTGCGTAGTTGTCCGAAAGGTCCTGCAACGCAGGGCAGTCGACCGAGATCCCGTAGCTCTCCATCCTGGCCAGAATCGTCGCCAGAGGGACTTCGAGATCCAGGTAGAGCTCCATCGCCCCGATGCCGGTAAGTTCCGGGGTGAGGGAGGTAACAAGTTCAAGCACGGCCTGGGCCCGTGCGACTGCCGATGCTCCCTCGGCGAGCTCGTGCCCGACGTGGCGTTGCAGCACATCGGCGAGACCGGTGGAACGGACGTCCGGACGCAGAAGGTAGGCGGCAAGAGCGGTGTCATGCTCGACGCCGTCGAGCTCTATCCCCGTCCCGTTGAGCATGTGCCAGGACCGCTTGGAATCATGCAGCCATTTCGCCGCAGAGGTATCAGCAAGGTACCCCAGTAACGCCTTCTCGTCCTTCGGGTCCTGGTCCGCCAGATCGATCTGCAGGGCGTGGAGAACCCCGTCCTCTCCGGCCACCGGATCAAGCAGGACGACATGCTCAGCGTGCCCCCCGAAAGGCGCCCCCTCGCCACTGACCTCGACGACCAGTGGCCGGTTGACCGACGCATCGCCGTGGCTCCGTCCGTCCTTCCACCCGGCGCGGTCGGCCAGCCATTTGGCC
The genomic region above belongs to Corynebacterium glyciniphilum AJ 3170 and contains:
- a CDS encoding MgtC/SapB family protein, which gives rise to MIAFTDQFWPQVGLLLLAFALSTVVGVERRLRGHNGGPGTLAIVGTSSALFVMLSKYGFADVVSDQTSYDPSRVAASVVSGIGFLGAGLILTRRGAVVGLTTAASVWEVAAIGASAGAGLWTLAVAVTLLHMVITFGLRRLSRVLPGPHSHVLIEVTYDDGRGLLRGVLTSITEGGWTIRQVHQQHTTAPPEEEDRPAAVTLELVGRHRADALATSLSGIDGIRRVEILSSGDLE
- the polA gene encoding DNA polymerase I, with the translated sequence MTDNSGDGRPTLLLLDGHSLAFRAFYALPAQNFSTTGGQYTNAVYGFLGMFLGLVETEKPTHIAAAFDLSGPTFREKDLPAYKAQRPPAPDEFRGQVELIQEALQALGIQTLTKESYEADDIIATLSCRGTDAGMRTVICTGDRDSLQLVNDDVTVLYTLRGVSELDRFTPARVEEKYGVTPTQYPDLASLRGDTSDNMPGVPGVGPKTAQKWISKYGSLDAVIEHIDDFGGKVGESLRDNIDNVILARKVTEMVRDLELGDLDGEGGPLSALRPAAVDASEAGSLFDSLQFGANLRNRTFRVMGIEFEDGAAAELAVDDLADGKLAKWLADRAGWKDGRSHGDASVNRPLVVEVSGEGAPFGGHAEHVVLLDPVAGEDGVLHALQIDLADQDPKDEKALLGYLADTSAAKWLHDSKRSWHMLNGTGIELDGVEHDTALAAYLLRPDVRSTGLADVLQRHVGHELAEGASAVARAQAVLELVTSLTPELTGIGAMELYLDLEVPLATILARMESYGISVDCPALQDLSDNYAERISDEVTAARQLAGDESLNLSSPKQLQKVLFEDFGLPTTKKTKTGYSTAAGELEKLTEQTGHPFLGHLMAHREYQKMKTTIDGLIDATADDGRIHTTFNQRGAATGRLSSAEPNLQNIPVRTEAGRHIRGAFQVGSGYTTLLTADYSQIEMRVMAHLSQDPGLIEAYRQGEDLHNFVGSKVFDVPVDDVTPELRRRVKAMSYGLVYGLSAFGLSQQLNIAAGEAKKIMDTYFERFGGVKKYLDEVVEQAREDGYTETLYGRRRYLPELNSTNRVARDNAERAALNAPIQGTAADIIKRAMVRVDREMTRRGMASRVLLQVHDELVVEVVDGELEEMTALLQEQMDGAAELRVPLDVSTGTGANWEAAGH